Proteins encoded within one genomic window of Bradyrhizobium sp. AZCC 1719:
- a CDS encoding ribulose bisphosphate carboxylase small subunit, whose product MRITQGCFSFLPDLTDEQISRQVQYCLENGWAVNIEFTDDPHPRNNFWEMWGLPMFDLRDAAGVMMELNQCRKVYGDRYIRLSAFDSSHGWESVRLSFIVNRPKEEPGFRLERHEVAGRNIRYTTKSYAADRPEGRRYA is encoded by the coding sequence ATGCGCATTACCCAAGGCTGCTTCTCGTTTCTGCCCGATCTCACCGACGAGCAGATCTCGCGCCAGGTGCAATACTGCCTGGAGAACGGATGGGCGGTGAACATCGAATTCACCGACGATCCGCATCCCCGCAACAATTTTTGGGAAATGTGGGGATTGCCGATGTTCGACCTCCGCGACGCCGCCGGCGTGATGATGGAGCTGAACCAATGCCGCAAGGTGTATGGTGACAGATACATCCGGTTGTCGGCGTTCGATTCCAGTCACGGCTGGGAATCGGTGCGGCTGTCCTTCATCGTCAACCGACCGAAGGAGGAACCCGGCTTCCGCCTCGAGCGGCACGAAGTTGCCGGCCGCAACATCCGCTACACGACCAAATCATACGCCGCCGACCGCCCCGAGGGCCGGCGTTACGCTTAG